Sequence from the Fibrobacter sp. UWR2 genome:
TAAAATTGAGAAAACCCCGAGACGTTTGTCCCGGGGCTTCTATCATTGTGTGAGGAGTATGTGGATTATGGATAAACCGATTACATGTTGCTGAAGATTTGGAATCCGCTGTAGGATTCTTGTCCGTGTTCGCTTTGGTCGAGGCCGCGGAGTTCTTGCCTTTCCGTGACACGCAGGCCCATTGTCTTCTTGATGACGAAGAAGATCAGGCTAGCTGCACCGAAGCAGGGCAGGGCGTAGGCGGCAACACCGATGAGCTGAGTGAGCACGCTGTAGTTGCCCGTCATGTCGAAGATGCCCACAGCGATTGTGCCCCACACACCGTTCACCAGGTGAACAGAGAGTGCACCGACCGGGTCGTCCAAGTGAAGGCGGTCGAACATGAACACTGCACCGACTACGAGTACGCCAGCGATGGCACCGATAATCCAGGAGGAGAGCGGAGTAACCACGTCTGCACCGGCAGTGATTGCCACGAGGCCGGCAAGGCATCCGTTGAGGGCCATGGTGGCGTCGGGCTTCTTCGAGACAATCCAGCTCGTGAGCGTTGCGGTAATGATGCCTGCGACAGCGGCGAGGTTTGTGGTCACGAGAATCCAGCTAGTAGCCTTCGGGTCACCGCTGAGGGCGGAACCGGCGTTGAATCCCCACCAACCGAACCACAGCATGAATACACCGATGGTTGCAAGCGGGATGTTGTGTGCCGGAATGGCGTGTACCTTGCCGTTCACGTACTTGCCGATACGCGGTCCGAGGATCATCACGCCGGCAAGCGCTGCCCAGCCGCCCACGGAGTGCACGAGGGTAGAACCGGCGAGGTCATGGAAGCCAGCCTTGCCGATGGTGCTAAGCCAGCCGCCGCCCCATGTCCAGCTACCCACAATCGGGTAGACGAGAGCTACGTAGACAATGGTGAATACGAGGAAGGAATTGAGCTTTACGCGTTCGGCTACGGCACCGGACACGATTGTCGCGGCTGTGGCGGCGAACATGGCCTGGAAAAGCCAGTCGGCAAACAGCGTAAAGTGGCCGTTGTAGGCAGAGGTGAAGCTTGCCGGGTTGGCCCAGTCGCCAATGCCGAAGCCTGCGAAACCGAGAATCCCGTTGAAGGTGCCCGGATACATGAGGCCAAAGCCGAGCAAGGCGTACATCGTGATACCGATGGCGGGGACCGCGATGTTCTTGAAGGCAACGTTGGCGGCGCACTTCGCACGCACGAGACCCGCTTCAACGCAGGCGAATCCAAGACCCATGATGAACACCAGCATGGCGCTAATCATGATCCAGATGTTTTCTGTCATAAAGATGGCGTCGCTGACAGGTACGACTTGTGTAACTTCGTTCATTGTTTAAATCCTTTGTGTTTGAATCCCTTGTGTTTAACCAATCGCATCCGATCCCGTTTCGCCGGTGCGGATTCTAATGCACTGTTCCAGGCTCGTGACGAAAATCTTTCCGTCGCCGATTTCGCCTGTGCGTGCGCCCGCGATAATCGCGTCGATGCAGGGCTGCACAAAGTCGTCGTTCACCGCGATCTTTAAGCAAATCTTCTTGAGCAAATTCACTTCGGTAACGACACCACGGAAGCGTTGGTTATAACCCTTCTGCTGGCCGCAACCTAGAACGTTAGTGACAGACATCTTGAAAATGTTTTTCTCGTAAAGGGCTTGCTTTACAAGGTTTAGTCTTTCGGGTTGGATATAAGCTGTAACGAGCTTCATGTTCCTATCCTTTGGTTGAGGTTATCTTGTTACGCCACACCCTATGCAAAAGCCATGCCAAAATTTTTGAAATCGTTGAAATCCTGCGAAAAACAATGAAAATTGCAAATAGTTTCTTGTTTTTTGTATAACGCGACGAGGACTCTGGTTTGGAGACTTTTACGTTTCTTATTCGCGTAATGGAAAAAATTCATAAAATGTAAAAGTCGTTTTTTGCGCTGAGAAATTTTTTAGTATAGGTGCAAGAGTTGAGCAAATCTGCCGTAGGGTTTTTCACTTTTTTGCAGAAAAATTTTCTTCTTTTTGTGCATTGTTGAACGAGAATTTCGTTGCTATATTTTTCCGCGTTCCGCTTCCCTGCTTGCATCCGTACGGATGGGCTGTGACCTTCGAGGTAGGGGAGGCTTAAAATTCAAAGAGGCGATATGCTCGAAGA
This genomic interval carries:
- a CDS encoding P-II family nitrogen regulator, with translation MKLVTAYIQPERLNLVKQALYEKNIFKMSVTNVLGCGQQKGYNQRFRGVVTEVNLLKKICLKIAVNDDFVQPCIDAIIAGARTGEIGDGKIFVTSLEQCIRIRTGETGSDAIG
- a CDS encoding ammonium transporter, whose translation is MNEVTQVVPVSDAIFMTENIWIMISAMLVFIMGLGFACVEAGLVRAKCAANVAFKNIAVPAIGITMYALLGFGLMYPGTFNGILGFAGFGIGDWANPASFTSAYNGHFTLFADWLFQAMFAATAATIVSGAVAERVKLNSFLVFTIVYVALVYPIVGSWTWGGGWLSTIGKAGFHDLAGSTLVHSVGGWAALAGVMILGPRIGKYVNGKVHAIPAHNIPLATIGVFMLWFGWWGFNAGSALSGDPKATSWILVTTNLAAVAGIITATLTSWIVSKKPDATMALNGCLAGLVAITAGADVVTPLSSWIIGAIAGVLVVGAVFMFDRLHLDDPVGALSVHLVNGVWGTIAVGIFDMTGNYSVLTQLIGVAAYALPCFGAASLIFFVIKKTMGLRVTERQELRGLDQSEHGQESYSGFQIFSNM